In Lathyrus oleraceus cultivar Zhongwan6 chromosome 2, CAAS_Psat_ZW6_1.0, whole genome shotgun sequence, the DNA window CATCTTTTTCTGTAAACAATTGTGAGGACACACCCAGTCCTCTTCTATCATTTTTCTTGATTTGTTTTCTCTTCCCAGATGTCTTCCAAGACTGGTTCATCTTAAACTCCTGTCTCTTATCACTCTCCCCATCAAGACTACCAAGCCTGGAGCTTCTTTTCTGACTTTCATTTACACATACTTGTTCTTCTTGAATACCAATTGACTCTGGGAGATCATGATTCAGCACCAGCTTGTCCTCAACATCTCCCAACTTTTGCTTTCCTACCACACCCTCCAACAATATTGAGGATCTGGCTTCTTTAAATGAATCCACCAAACTACAAGCAAGGAAATCATCGAAAGTACACAAGTACAAATCATTATCATGCTAAACAAGTGCATAAATTAATGGCATAAATTAATGGCAAATTTATACCTAGCTTAGTTTGTGAAACTACTAGCTATTTTAATTTTCTAAATGTGCTTTTTAACTTGTTAATAAGATATAGACTCTTCAAATGAACAATTATGATGGAAACAATTATTTTGGCcttttcattattttaaaaaaacGAACATAATTGTTAACAAGTAACATTAACACAAATTTTAagaaatgaaaatataaaatGTTTTGAAACGGTGAACAGGGCCTTAGATTTCAAGATTCTTAAAAAAGGGCGCTGCGTTAATATGGCAAACATTACAAAAGAAAGATGCCAAAAAGGAACAAAATGAACAAGCAAGAAAATTGAATTAGATAGACATACCCTTTCTCTGAATCAGCATCTAGTGGAGACAATACACTTCTAATAGGCTTGACTGACAGGGTCTGATCATCTGCATCATCAAGCTGCTTGCTTTGTTTTAAACCTTTACTCATAGGAGCTGGAGGCAATATAGTTCCTATAGGCTTGATTGACAGGGTTTCATTATCTGCATCATCGATATGATTGTCATGCTGGGTTGGTTTAATACTCATAGAAGCATTCAATTTCTGACCAGTTAGGTTTGAGACCGACTTCTTATTTTCAGTCAAAACCCTTCCGGATGTTTCATTTGATTTTGATTTATTTGAAGGCAATTTTCCAGTCACTTCAGATGCTGCTGCAGTGCTCTTCCCAGATGATTTAAACAAGTCAACATTATTCTCCAATGCAACTCTCTCGTTGGTTGCTTTAGAACCTGCTGCAGTGCTCTTCCCAGATGATTTATCAAAGCCAAAATTGTTCTCCAATGCTAGAACTGTCTCCCTAGTTACTTTAGATCCTGCTGCAGTGCTCTTCCCAGATGATTCATCATAACCAACATTGTTCTCCAATATAACTCTCTCTTTAGTTGTAGGTTTCAACCTCTTACTAGAAGTATTACTTTCCCGAACACTAGCTTTAGCATCGGGGAGTTTTATATGATCTTTTACAGGAGTCCCAAGCTTCTCATTGATCTCATGATTTGCAGTGCTCTTCCCAGATGATTTAATAAAACTAACATTGTTCTCCAATATACCTCTCTCTTTAGTTGTAGGCTTCATCCTCTTATTAGAAATATTATTTTCCAGAACACTAGCTCCAATGTCGGGGAATTTCACATGATCTCTTACAGGAGTCCCAAGCTTATCAATGATCTCATGATTTCTAGTCCAATgaaatgataaaaaaaattacaCAGGGGCATTAATAAGGACAAATTTTAAAAACGAAAAAATCAACAGAACACTTACAAGCAATATATAAGAATGCGATTGTTTGGCAAAAGACCTTCCCAAGCCCTTGTTTGAACACCATCGATGTCAAAAGCAATCCCTCTGCAAAAATCAACTTCAGAATCAACCCCGTATACAATATCAATTAGAATCATAAAAAGGACAAACAAAGAAAAAGAGAGAACGTACATTGGCAAACATTTGCGATGATATGACTTTGGACATCGGTTACAAACTCCAAATTGCAACTCATGTTCCATCTTATTCTCCAATCCTTTACAGACACAACAAAAATGAATTGGACAGGTAAAGGGTTTCCCCTCAGCAATATGTTTCTCAGGGGGGAGTAACTTTGCGACACAATGTGGATGGTAGAAACGGTCACATGTTTCAGAAGCACATTTAATGACCTGAAAGAGGGATTCTCGAAATTTTAGTTCCTTACATCATATCAAAGCTCTGTTGTTCATAACTTAAAAACTCTTGTTTCCAAAAACCATCAGTATCTTAACCAGTCCACCAAAATCAATACCAGATTAAA includes these proteins:
- the LOC127117636 gene encoding protein ENHANCED DOWNY MILDEW 2 isoform X1, translated to MKRRLAISDDEPESETEFQSLLVSNYHLEDDEDEPVSFSVLPIQWSDSKVSNVDDDKRGKTFLHGTSDSGLQKIFMQVTAWKFDISGLKPEVLLLSKDGRWIKLQKPRKSFQDVIKTVLITLYFLHCVKKKPRLSTVSFWSNLCKDRDLSSYGFKPSHKDLLDHMPLIGEATRRDVVLARSKLLLTVLGDKPEYQKLSYEEFEDLSQPGFRDDDTDNDIIDETDEDSKVEDDLFDSVCAICDNGGDLLMCDGACMRSFHATKADGRESLCDSLGFTKKQVDDIETFYCKNCEYRQHQCFACGELGSSDKDKGAEVIKCASETCDRFYHPHCVAKLLPPEKHIAEGKPFTCPIHFCCVCKGLENKMEHELQFGVCNRCPKSYHRKCLPIGIAFDIDGVQTRAWEGLLPNNRILIYCLNHEIIDKLGTPVRDHVKFPDIGASVLENNISNKRMKPTTKERGILENNVSFIKSSGKSTANHEINEKLGTPVKDHIKLPDAKASVRESNTSSKRLKPTTKERVILENNVGYDESSGKSTAAGSKVTRETVLALENNFGFDKSSGKSTAAGSKATNERVALENNVDLFKSSGKSTAAASEVTGKLPSNKSKSNETSGRVLTENKKSVSNLTGQKLNASMSIKPTQHDNHIDDADNETLSIKPIGTILPPAPMSKGLKQSKQLDDADDQTLSVKPIRSVLSPLDADSEKGLVDSFKEARSSILLEGVVGKQKLGDVEDKLVLNHDLPESIGIQEEQVCVNESQKRSSRLGSLDGESDKRQEFKMNQSWKTSGKRKQIKKNDRRGLGVSSQLFTEKDALSKAKTKTRPVKEGSSHQRKTRSETKSFQTPERVVPAGFAAGPNYEYSLHHSAGWLDE
- the LOC127117636 gene encoding protein ENHANCED DOWNY MILDEW 2 isoform X3, yielding MKRRLAISDDEPESETEFQSLLVSNYHLEDDEDEPVSFSVLPIQWSDSKVSNVDDDKRGKTFLHGTSDSGLQKIFMQVTAWKFDISGLKPEVLLLSKDGRWIKLQKPRKSFQDVIKTVLITLYFLHCVKKKPRLSTVSFWSNLCKDRDLSSYGFKPSHKDLLDHMPLIGEATRRDVVLARSKLLLTVLGDKPEYQKLSYEEFEDLSQPGFRDDDTDNDIIDETDEDSKVEDDLFDSVCAICDNGGDLLMCDGACMRSFHATKADGRESLCDSLGFTKKQVDDIETFYCKNCEYRQHQCFACGELGSSDKDKGAEVIKCASETCDRFYHPHCVAKLLPPEKHIAEGKPFTCPIHFCCVCKGLENKMEHELQFGVCNRCPKSYHRKCLPIGIAFDIDGVQTRAWEGLLPNNRILIYCLNHEIIDKLGTPVRDHVKFPDIGASVLENNISNKRMKPTTKERVILENNVKSSGKSTAAGSKATNERVALENNVDLFKSSGKSTAAASEVTGKLPSNKSKSNETSGRVLTENKKSVSNLTGQKLNASMSIKPTQHDNHIDDADNETLSIKPIGTILPPAPMSKGLKQSKQLDDADDQTLSVKPIRSVLSPLDADSEKGLVDSFKEARSSILLEGVVGKQKLGDVEDKLVLNHDLPESIGIQEEQVCVNESQKRSSRLGSLDGESDKRQEFKMNQSWKTSGKRKQIKKNDRRGLGVSSQLFTEKDALSKAKTKTRPVKEGSSHQRKTRSETKSFQTPERVVPAGFAAGPNYEYSLHHSAGWLDE
- the LOC127117636 gene encoding protein ENHANCED DOWNY MILDEW 2 isoform X2 is translated as MKRRLAISDDEPESETEFQSLLVSNYHLEDDEDEPVSFSVLPIQWSDSKVSNVDDDKRGKTFLHGTSDSGLQKIFMQVTAWKFDISGLKPEVLLLSKDGRWIKLQKPRKSFQDVIKTVLITLYFLHCVKKKPRLSTVSFWSNLCKDRDLSSYGFKPSHKDLLDHMPLIGEATRRDVVLARSKLLLTVLGDKPEYQKLSYEEFEDLSQPGFRDDDTDNDIIDETDEDSKVEDDLFDSVCAICDNGGDLLMCDGACMRSFHATKADGRESLCDSLGFTKKQVDDIETFYCKNCEYRQHQCFACGELGSSDKDKGAEVIKCASETCDRFYHPHCVAKLLPPEKHIAEGKPFTCPIHFCCVCKGLENKMEHELQFGVCNRCPKSYHRKCLPIGIAFDIDGVQTRAWEGLLPNNRILIYCLNHEIIDKLGTPVRDHVKFPDIGASVLENNISNKRMKPTTKERVILENNVGYDESSGKSTAAGSKVTRETVLALENNFGFDKSSGKSTAAGSKATNERVALENNVDLFKSSGKSTAAASEVTGKLPSNKSKSNETSGRVLTENKKSVSNLTGQKLNASMSIKPTQHDNHIDDADNETLSIKPIGTILPPAPMSKGLKQSKQLDDADDQTLSVKPIRSVLSPLDADSEKGLVDSFKEARSSILLEGVVGKQKLGDVEDKLVLNHDLPESIGIQEEQVCVNESQKRSSRLGSLDGESDKRQEFKMNQSWKTSGKRKQIKKNDRRGLGVSSQLFTEKDALSKAKTKTRPVKEGSSHQRKTRSETKSFQTPERVVPAGFAAGPNYEYSLHHSAGWLDE
- the LOC127117636 gene encoding protein ENHANCED DOWNY MILDEW 2 isoform X4 → MKRRLAISDDEPESETEFQSLLVSNYHLEDDEDEPVSFSVLPIQWSDSKVSNVDDDKRGKTFLHGTSDSGLQKIFMQVTAWKFDISGLKPEVLLLSKDGRWIKLQKPRKSFQDVIKTVLITLYFLHCVKKKPRLSTVSFWSNLCKDRDLSSYGFKPSHKDLLDHMPLIGEATRRDVVLARSKLLLTVLGDKPEYQKLSYEEFEDLSQPGFRDDDTDNDIIDETDEDSKVEDDLFDSVCAICDNGGDLLMCDGACMRSFHATKADGRESLCDSLGFTKKQVDDIETFYCKNCEYRQHQCFACGELGSSDKDKGAEVIKCASETCDRFYHPHCVAKLLPPEKHIAEGKPFTCPIHFCCVCKGLENKMEHELQFGVCNRCPKSYHRKCLPIGIAFDIDGVQTRAWEGLLPNNRILIYCLNHEIIDKLGTPVRDHVKFPDIGASVLENNISNKRMKPTTKERVILENNVKSSGKSTAAASEVTGKLPSNKSKSNETSGRVLTENKKSVSNLTGQKLNASMSIKPTQHDNHIDDADNETLSIKPIGTILPPAPMSKGLKQSKQLDDADDQTLSVKPIRSVLSPLDADSEKGLVDSFKEARSSILLEGVVGKQKLGDVEDKLVLNHDLPESIGIQEEQVCVNESQKRSSRLGSLDGESDKRQEFKMNQSWKTSGKRKQIKKNDRRGLGVSSQLFTEKDALSKAKTKTRPVKEGSSHQRKTRSETKSFQTPERVVPAGFAAGPNYEYSLHHSAGWLDE